A genomic stretch from uncultured Cohaesibacter sp. includes:
- a CDS encoding rod-binding protein, translated as MTEVTSAPFSIVQSKGLQTNLSREEQARQAAQEFESVFLSQMLSGMFEGVGGDEFGDSYAQNTYRSLLTETYADEITKAGGIGIADSVMRELISMQEMEQ; from the coding sequence ATGACCGAAGTTACCTCAGCCCCCTTTTCCATCGTTCAGAGCAAGGGCCTGCAGACCAACCTGAGCAGAGAAGAACAGGCGCGGCAAGCCGCTCAGGAGTTTGAAAGTGTGTTCCTCTCTCAAATGCTCTCGGGCATGTTCGAGGGCGTGGGCGGAGACGAGTTTGGCGACTCCTATGCACAAAATACCTATCGTAGTCTGCTAACAGAAACCTACGCAGATGAAATCACAAAAGCCGGCGGCATCGGCATTGCGGATTCCGTAATGCGCGAGCTGATCAGCATGCAGGAAATGGAACAATAA
- a CDS encoding tetratricopeptide repeat protein: MNRADKKRAEKELKTAKKLFDAASYNRAAEICHNQIHTNPDFLPARELLVEIYFALGRPQNASAAMVDLALKNPDDIELQSKTGRVLQRAKSFSEAITFFQNAVTKAPSNSQKWADLLACMLAATAQEAQQTGKASPAAYEPLVGLGKRALQSFPEDLQLCTLVGEIFSAAGLESAAILCFERALDASPIISKAHIRWLESRLRSKAYEDIVAYYEKHEEAALEIPAARRIIGASLDHLALFDQEEVFLSKALSRSPDDAHLKAGRGRARMFLGKFEEALEDLDESIKALPEQPGLKYERNLVQKCLGNIAEAAKDEYARFEILTQNPILDLAIPHWKGEAIEGKRLLVWSDQGIGDVFKHIQLMKEIPSEVQTTLLSRKKTLDLLKVILPNVDAQPLPRQVETFQLEDNKGLAKGNAADPSALFLGKQQKRVMNKFEKVDGEYDYQIPLTCLYTLFRPNLQSFEEKTQAIRLPHEYMKPFLEHELMRDNGRTKVGLAWSSIKKNRMTGRNYLTLEDLLPILRLPGFDFFNLQYSASEKEIEAFRQEFGVPIYHIPNLDINDDLLNTAAFTACLDLYASPANSSADMAGAMGVKSFRMDLVHLPENLGQQYLPWYEDQFCRSIPWGKTVHDYLEEMSEWLIQNREHRSIFRQKS, encoded by the coding sequence ATGAATAGAGCAGACAAAAAACGAGCCGAAAAAGAACTCAAAACGGCAAAAAAGCTTTTTGACGCTGCCAGCTATAATCGCGCGGCAGAAATCTGCCATAACCAGATCCATACAAATCCAGACTTTCTACCAGCAAGAGAGCTGTTGGTAGAAATCTATTTTGCGCTAGGCCGACCACAAAATGCATCGGCAGCAATGGTCGACCTAGCCCTAAAAAATCCTGATGACATTGAGCTGCAGTCCAAGACAGGACGCGTCCTACAACGCGCCAAATCATTTAGCGAAGCGATCACATTCTTCCAGAACGCCGTCACCAAAGCCCCCTCCAATTCTCAAAAGTGGGCAGACTTACTCGCCTGTATGCTCGCCGCTACCGCACAAGAAGCCCAGCAAACGGGAAAAGCGTCTCCCGCTGCCTATGAGCCTCTTGTGGGGCTGGGAAAGAGGGCTCTTCAGTCATTTCCCGAAGACTTGCAGCTCTGCACGCTTGTAGGAGAAATTTTTTCTGCAGCAGGCCTGGAAAGCGCAGCAATCCTATGCTTCGAGCGCGCTCTGGACGCCAGCCCCATCATATCAAAAGCACATATCCGCTGGCTTGAAAGCCGGCTACGCAGCAAAGCCTATGAAGACATTGTTGCCTACTATGAAAAGCACGAGGAAGCCGCACTGGAAATTCCGGCTGCTCGACGAATTATAGGCGCAAGCCTCGATCATCTCGCTCTCTTTGATCAAGAGGAAGTCTTCCTGAGCAAGGCCCTGTCCAGATCTCCCGACGATGCCCACCTCAAAGCAGGGCGCGGTCGTGCGCGAATGTTTCTGGGAAAATTCGAAGAAGCACTCGAGGATTTGGACGAGAGCATCAAAGCCTTACCCGAGCAGCCGGGTCTGAAATATGAGAGGAATCTCGTACAAAAATGTCTCGGCAACATCGCAGAAGCCGCAAAAGACGAATATGCGCGTTTTGAAATACTGACGCAAAACCCCATTCTGGATCTTGCTATTCCTCACTGGAAAGGAGAAGCCATTGAGGGAAAGAGGCTTTTGGTATGGTCTGATCAAGGGATCGGTGACGTTTTCAAGCATATCCAACTTATGAAAGAAATCCCGTCAGAGGTACAAACGACCCTTTTGTCAAGAAAGAAGACCCTTGATTTGCTCAAGGTCATTTTACCCAATGTGGATGCCCAACCTCTACCAAGACAAGTTGAAACTTTTCAGCTCGAAGACAATAAAGGCCTTGCAAAGGGCAACGCAGCAGATCCGTCTGCCCTCTTCCTAGGCAAGCAACAGAAACGGGTGATGAACAAATTTGAGAAAGTAGACGGGGAATATGACTATCAAATACCTCTCACATGCCTCTACACATTGTTCAGACCCAATCTGCAGTCGTTTGAAGAGAAGACACAGGCCATCCGGTTGCCGCATGAATATATGAAGCCTTTCCTTGAACATGAGCTCATGCGAGATAATGGCAGGACAAAAGTTGGCCTCGCTTGGTCGAGCATAAAGAAAAACAGAATGACCGGCAGAAACTACCTCACGCTGGAAGATTTGCTGCCAATTCTGCGTTTGCCGGGCTTCGATTTTTTCAACTTGCAATATTCCGCTTCAGAAAAAGAAATCGAAGCCTTCCGGCAAGAATTTGGGGTGCCCATTTATCATATTCCGAATTTGGACATCAATGATGACTTGCTCAACACCGCTGCATTTACGGCCTGCCTGGATTTATATGCAAGCCCAGCAAACAGCAGTGCTGATATGGCCGGAGCCATGGGCGTAAAAAGCTTCCGGATGGATCTCGTTCATCTACCCGAAAATCTCGGACAACAATATTTACCTTGGTATGAAGACCAGTTTTGTCGCTCTATTCCATGGGGCAAAACAGTGCATGACTATCTCGAAGAAATGTCTGAGTGGCTGATTCAGAATCGCGAACACAGAAGCATTTTCCGACAGAAAAGCTGA